A stretch of the candidate division KSB1 bacterium genome encodes the following:
- a CDS encoding ZIP family metal transporter translates to MSGWKEGLAALIGDNPLVQGLAGGLMITFLNTLGALLVLVVPRVTQRFLDAALGFAAGVMLTASFTSLILPGIDRAGIFPVAAGIILGALFLDLADHLIPHLHALSREEGPHTERIRAVWLFIIAITLHNMPEGLAVGVGYGSGNIGDAFALTMAIGFQNIPEGMAVSFSALSAGMGKRFYASLVGVRAGLVEIPLAVLGAWAVSAMTAILPYAMGFAAGAMLYVISDEIIPDTHGRGHERIATLGTMSGVLVMLYLDIVLG, encoded by the coding sequence TCACTTTCTTGAACACTCTCGGCGCGCTGCTTGTGCTGGTGGTCCCGCGCGTCACCCAGCGCTTCCTGGACGCAGCCCTTGGCTTTGCGGCGGGGGTCATGCTGACGGCCAGCTTCACCAGCTTGATCCTGCCAGGAATCGACCGTGCCGGCATCTTCCCCGTGGCGGCGGGGATCATCCTCGGGGCGCTGTTCCTCGATCTGGCGGACCATCTGATCCCGCATTTGCACGCGCTGTCCCGGGAGGAAGGCCCGCACACGGAGAGGATCCGAGCGGTGTGGCTGTTCATCATCGCCATCACCCTCCACAATATGCCGGAGGGTCTGGCGGTAGGTGTAGGCTACGGATCGGGCAATATCGGCGATGCCTTCGCCCTCACCATGGCCATCGGCTTTCAGAACATACCGGAAGGGATGGCCGTCTCGTTCTCAGCCCTGAGCGCCGGTATGGGCAAGAGGTTTTACGCCAGCCTGGTAGGGGTGCGCGCTGGCCTTGTGGAAATTCCCCTCGCCGTGCTCGGGGCCTGGGCGGTGAGCGCGATGACCGCCATTCTGCCCTATGCAATGGGCTTTGCGGCCGGGGCCATGCTCTACGTGATCAGCGACGAAATCATCCCCGATACCCACGGGCGCGGGCACGAACGCATCGCCACGCTGGGCACCATGTCCGGGGTTCTCGTGATGCTCTACCTGGACATCGTACTCGGTTGA
- a CDS encoding Gfo/Idh/MocA family oxidoreductase, which produces MRRGMTRREFLRHSAATGMFVSLGPRLVQPQGTKKTGPNDAITVGMIGVGARGQELMEAVMKVPGTEIVAVCDAYKGRVRRAIDRTQGRAKDYGDYRNILADKGIDVVVIATPDHWHARQAIEALEAGKDVYIEKPLTYTVDEGVEIVHAVRRTGRILQVGSQGMSSAIQEKAREIVASGKLGQITMIRAYYNRNTASGAWIYPIPPDASPETVDWEMFLGPAPKRPFSLERFFRWRCYWDYSGGIPTDLFVHLCTSIHFVMGAKMARSAMAMGALYRWRESREVPDTVNAVLEYPEGFMVNMSTTFNNQRLGGSGFQILGTEGSLEVGGGELRFYPEIVHEDNGWIVRSWPKELEEAYYRDPKVLAAERPDTQPPRVLEAAEIYREEGLDATLVHMQRFFESVRTRKPPVQDALMGHRAAACAHMVNLSIRSGKIVYWDFDRETVKKA; this is translated from the coding sequence ATGCGCAGAGGAATGACGCGCAGGGAATTTCTGCGGCACAGCGCCGCGACCGGCATGTTCGTTAGCCTCGGGCCCCGCCTTGTTCAGCCCCAAGGGACGAAGAAAACGGGGCCCAACGACGCCATCACCGTGGGGATGATCGGCGTAGGCGCGCGCGGGCAGGAGCTCATGGAAGCTGTAATGAAGGTCCCCGGGACGGAGATTGTGGCCGTCTGCGATGCCTACAAGGGAAGGGTGCGTAGAGCCATCGATCGAACGCAGGGCCGCGCCAAGGACTACGGTGACTACCGCAACATCCTCGCAGACAAGGGGATCGACGTCGTAGTGATCGCAACCCCGGACCATTGGCACGCGCGTCAGGCGATCGAGGCCCTGGAGGCAGGGAAGGACGTGTACATCGAAAAGCCGCTCACCTACACCGTGGACGAGGGTGTGGAGATCGTCCATGCGGTCAGGCGGACCGGCCGTATCCTGCAAGTGGGAAGCCAGGGAATGAGCTCGGCGATTCAGGAGAAGGCCCGCGAGATCGTGGCCTCGGGCAAACTGGGCCAGATCACGATGATCCGGGCCTACTACAACCGGAACACCGCAAGCGGGGCCTGGATCTACCCCATCCCGCCCGACGCTTCGCCGGAGACGGTCGACTGGGAGATGTTCCTCGGGCCCGCACCGAAGAGGCCGTTCAGCCTCGAACGCTTCTTCCGGTGGCGTTGCTACTGGGACTACTCCGGAGGTATTCCCACAGATCTGTTCGTCCACCTTTGCACCTCGATCCACTTCGTGATGGGGGCGAAGATGGCCCGCAGCGCCATGGCTATGGGCGCCCTCTACCGCTGGCGGGAGAGCCGCGAGGTTCCCGACACGGTGAACGCCGTGCTGGAATACCCTGAGGGTTTCATGGTTAATATGAGCACGACGTTCAACAACCAGAGGCTGGGCGGGAGCGGTTTTCAGATCCTGGGGACCGAGGGGAGCCTCGAGGTGGGAGGCGGCGAACTCCGCTTCTACCCCGAAATTGTCCACGAAGACAACGGCTGGATCGTGCGGAGCTGGCCCAAGGAGCTGGAAGAAGCCTACTACCGGGACCCCAAGGTCCTGGCAGCGGAAAGACCTGACACGCAGCCGCCAAGGGTACTGGAGGCTGCCGAGATCTACCGGGAAGAAGGACTGGACGCCACCCTCGTCCACATGCAGAGGTTCTTCGAATCCGTGAGGACCCGCAAACCGCCGGTCCAGGATGCCTTAATGGGGCACAGAGCCGCTGCCTGCGCGCACATGGTCAATCTCTCGATTCGCAGCGGCAAGATCGTGTACTGGGATTTCGATCGCGAGACGGTAAAGAAGGCGTGA
- a CDS encoding sugar phosphate isomerase/epimerase: MGEGSGLPFGVFVHADKRLPEFLDFLTVAGVSTCHLAIHSSSVPDGGQRDRLLELLSQCEIRPTVVFCLFEGEDYRDIPTVRRTVGLVPEEHRAERLRAAKAMAEVAAHLRAPAIGLHLGFLPPDRAGASYREIVEVTRSLSRWCAELGLWLHLETGQESAELLRDFLMDLGEPNVAVNFDPANMILYGTGDPVEAAEKLAPHIRSVHCKDARWSDRPGLTWGLEVPVGLGHVDFAGILRVLRRAGYREPLTVEREIEGEEQRRDIVAAIAYLKGLLANIWAEGD, from the coding sequence GTGGGCGAGGGAAGCGGGCTGCCATTCGGCGTCTTTGTTCACGCGGACAAGCGGCTGCCGGAGTTCCTGGATTTCCTGACCGTCGCTGGCGTCAGCACCTGCCATCTTGCCATTCACTCCAGCTCTGTACCGGACGGCGGGCAGCGCGATCGTCTCCTGGAGCTTCTTAGCCAGTGCGAGATCCGGCCCACTGTGGTGTTCTGCCTTTTCGAGGGAGAGGACTACCGGGACATCCCAACCGTTCGTCGCACCGTGGGCCTTGTGCCGGAGGAACACCGGGCGGAACGTCTGCGAGCAGCCAAGGCCATGGCCGAGGTGGCCGCGCACCTACGTGCCCCAGCCATCGGGCTTCACCTCGGTTTCCTCCCGCCCGATCGCGCAGGCGCCTCTTACCGGGAGATTGTGGAGGTGACGAGGTCCCTTTCCAGGTGGTGCGCCGAGCTCGGGCTGTGGCTCCACCTGGAAACGGGCCAGGAAAGCGCCGAACTCCTCCGCGACTTTCTGATGGATCTGGGCGAGCCGAACGTGGCCGTCAATTTTGACCCGGCCAATATGATCCTCTACGGCACAGGGGATCCTGTGGAGGCTGCGGAGAAGCTGGCTCCCCACATTAGAAGCGTGCACTGCAAGGACGCGCGCTGGTCGGACCGACCCGGGCTGACCTGGGGGCTGGAGGTCCCCGTCGGCCTCGGTCACGTGGACTTTGCCGGAATCTTGCGCGTCCTCCGACGAGCTGGCTATCGGGAGCCCCTTACGGTGGAGCGTGAGATTGAGGGAGAAGAGCAGCGGCGAGACATCGTGGCGGCTATCGCGTATCTCAAAGGTCTTCTGGCCAACATCTGGGCCGAAGGCGATTAG
- the hisG gene encoding ATP phosphoribosyltransferase, with protein MVLKLGLPKGSLQEATFRLFNRAGFFLSVGPRSYFPVIDDEEIEPVLIRAQEIAKYVERGVFDAGLTGLDWILETEADVHEVCELAYSKQTLRPVRWVVAVPKDSEIQSVKDLQGRRIATEIVHLTRKYLAAHGVEADVEFSWGATEVKAPILADAIVEATETGASLRANGLRIVDTVLESTTRLIANRESWQDPWKRQKIENLALLLQGAMAAEGRVGLKMNVPRARLQEVAGVVPSMKNPTISPLTDPDWVAMEVVVPEAEVRRLIPVLKQMGAQDIIEYPLNKVIP; from the coding sequence ATGGTTCTGAAACTTGGTTTGCCCAAGGGGAGCTTGCAGGAGGCCACCTTTCGCCTGTTCAATCGGGCTGGCTTTTTCCTGTCGGTTGGCCCTCGCAGCTATTTCCCCGTCATCGACGACGAGGAGATCGAGCCTGTACTGATCCGCGCGCAGGAGATTGCGAAGTACGTCGAGCGCGGCGTTTTCGACGCCGGGCTGACGGGCCTGGACTGGATCCTCGAGACCGAGGCGGACGTCCACGAGGTGTGTGAGCTTGCTTACTCCAAGCAGACCCTGCGGCCTGTGCGCTGGGTCGTGGCAGTTCCCAAGGACTCGGAGATCCAGAGCGTGAAGGATCTTCAGGGGAGACGGATCGCCACCGAAATCGTCCATCTGACGCGCAAGTACCTCGCCGCTCACGGCGTGGAGGCGGACGTCGAGTTTTCTTGGGGCGCCACGGAAGTGAAAGCGCCCATTCTGGCGGACGCCATTGTCGAGGCGACGGAAACCGGCGCCTCCCTGCGCGCCAACGGTCTGCGCATCGTGGACACGGTCCTGGAATCCACGACGCGGCTCATCGCCAACCGCGAGAGCTGGCAGGATCCCTGGAAACGGCAGAAGATCGAGAACCTGGCGCTCCTCCTTCAGGGCGCCATGGCTGCGGAAGGCCGCGTCGGCCTCAAGATGAACGTCCCGCGCGCCCGCCTGCAGGAAGTAGCCGGGGTCGTCCCATCGATGAAAAACCCGACGATTTCGCCCCTCACCGACCCAGACTGGGTAGCCATGGAGGTGGTCGTACCCGAAGCCGAAGTGCGCCGACTGATCCCCGTCCTCAAACAGATGGGAGCCCAGGACATCATCGAGTATCCATTGAACAAGGTCATCCCCTAA
- the hisD gene encoding histidinol dehydrogenase: MPIPIYRDEEATQFLERLEALRQEEDRQVEAVARSILEEVRSRGDDALRELTRRHDGVDLPPESFRVTDAEFQEAWEEVPGEVRSALASAAENIRRFHQRPLPESWLIWEEGGVILGERFSPLDRVGIYVPGGRAAYPSTLLMCALPAQIAGVQEIAVCSAPGPQGKAHPLVLVAARIAGIHEVYKIGGAQAVAALAFGTQTIRPVDKIVGPGNAYVTAAKRLVFGRVGIDMLAGPSEVVILADDSAEPAYIAADLLAQAEHDPMSVALLITPCGWLGQAVANELEEQLTDLPRREVAAESLRTRGGILLGRDLKECLQWINRLAPEHLGIHLPDPWPLLKEIRHAGSIFLGSYSPEAIGDYWAGPNHVLPTGGSARFSSALSVRDFLKASNVISYTRISLSAYASAVAGLARAEGLEGHARAIERRLVANASR; the protein is encoded by the coding sequence ATGCCCATTCCCATTTACCGCGACGAAGAAGCAACTCAGTTCTTGGAGCGCTTGGAGGCCCTCCGACAGGAGGAGGATCGGCAGGTCGAGGCAGTGGCCCGGTCCATCCTCGAAGAGGTTCGTAGCCGAGGCGACGATGCCCTGCGGGAGCTAACGCGGCGACACGATGGCGTCGATCTGCCCCCGGAAAGCTTTCGGGTGACCGATGCCGAATTCCAGGAGGCCTGGGAAGAGGTCCCAGGCGAAGTGCGTTCCGCCCTCGCCTCGGCGGCTGAGAACATTCGCCGCTTCCACCAGCGGCCGCTCCCCGAGTCCTGGCTCATCTGGGAAGAAGGCGGGGTGATCCTGGGCGAGAGGTTTTCCCCCCTGGACCGAGTGGGAATCTACGTACCCGGCGGACGAGCTGCCTACCCTTCCACCCTGTTGATGTGCGCCCTTCCGGCCCAGATCGCTGGGGTACAGGAGATCGCCGTCTGTTCCGCGCCCGGCCCCCAGGGCAAAGCCCATCCCCTTGTCCTGGTGGCGGCGCGGATCGCCGGGATACACGAGGTCTACAAGATAGGCGGCGCGCAGGCTGTAGCGGCCCTCGCATTTGGAACCCAGACGATTCGCCCGGTCGACAAGATCGTGGGCCCGGGGAACGCCTACGTGACGGCCGCCAAGCGCCTCGTGTTCGGACGGGTGGGAATTGATATGCTCGCCGGCCCAAGCGAGGTGGTCATCCTGGCGGATGACTCGGCAGAACCGGCCTACATCGCTGCTGATCTGTTGGCGCAGGCAGAACACGACCCGATGTCTGTAGCCCTCCTGATCACCCCCTGCGGATGGCTGGGGCAGGCGGTGGCCAACGAACTGGAGGAGCAGTTGACCGATCTTCCCAGGCGAGAGGTGGCCGCCGAAAGCCTTCGCACCCGCGGTGGCATTCTCCTGGGCCGGGACCTTAAGGAGTGCCTCCAGTGGATCAACCGTCTTGCCCCCGAGCACCTCGGGATTCACCTGCCCGATCCCTGGCCCCTGCTCAAGGAGATTCGGCACGCGGGATCCATCTTCCTCGGAAGCTACTCGCCAGAAGCGATCGGCGACTACTGGGCCGGGCCGAATCACGTGCTGCCCACAGGAGGAAGCGCGCGTTTCAGCTCGGCCCTGTCGGTGCGGGACTTCCTGAAAGCGAGCAATGTGATCAGCTACACGCGAATCTCCCTATCGGCCTACGCCTCCGCGGTGGCTGGACTTGCGCGAGCGGAGGGCCTGGAGGGACACGCAAGGGCGATCGAGCGGAGGTTGGTGGCCAATGCTTCTCGATAA
- the hisC gene encoding histidinol-phosphate transaminase, which produces MLLDNIRAEVRSLPGYSAPERGRPVVKLDQNECPFDLPEEIKRRALERLRTTPWNRYPGFENPELREKLAARLGVSPNQVLLGHGSNQIIYSLAMAVLERGTRLVYSPPTFSLFELVGRIFGAELHPVPQLPGFVLDGEAIAQAAEGARITMIASPNNPTGAALDPAYLDRIAGNTSGLVLWDEAYHEFYGRTGLPAVQRHRNVLVLRTFSKAFGLAGVRFGFLVGDPEVIAELRKVNLPFNVDRLSEAVVDVALDNDGFVRERVERIVRERQRLYTELAATPGVVVFPSETNFLLIRVPKAEIVFRSLLSQGVFVRSFVSVPGLEGCLRVTVGAPEENDLLLAALQKALAEAGVSVEQVPAEG; this is translated from the coding sequence ATGCTTCTCGATAACATCCGAGCCGAAGTACGTTCCCTGCCGGGCTACAGCGCACCGGAAAGAGGCAGGCCCGTCGTCAAACTGGATCAGAACGAGTGCCCCTTTGACTTGCCGGAGGAAATAAAGCGCAGAGCCCTGGAACGGCTGCGGACCACGCCCTGGAACCGCTATCCGGGATTTGAGAACCCAGAGCTCCGGGAAAAGCTCGCCGCCCGGTTGGGCGTGAGCCCCAATCAAGTCCTCCTCGGCCACGGCTCGAATCAGATCATCTACAGCCTGGCGATGGCGGTCCTGGAACGAGGAACGCGCCTGGTCTACTCTCCGCCGACGTTCTCCCTTTTCGAGCTGGTGGGCCGGATCTTTGGGGCCGAACTGCACCCGGTGCCTCAGCTGCCGGGATTTGTCCTCGACGGCGAGGCCATCGCCCAGGCGGCCGAAGGAGCCCGGATCACGATGATCGCTTCGCCTAACAACCCCACGGGGGCAGCCCTTGACCCGGCCTACCTCGACCGCATCGCCGGCAATACCTCTGGGCTGGTGCTCTGGGACGAAGCGTACCACGAGTTTTACGGCCGCACGGGGCTTCCCGCCGTCCAGCGGCACCGGAACGTGCTTGTCCTGCGCACCTTCTCTAAAGCCTTTGGTCTGGCTGGCGTGCGCTTCGGGTTTCTTGTGGGTGATCCGGAAGTAATCGCCGAGCTGCGGAAGGTCAACCTTCCATTCAATGTCGATCGCCTCTCGGAGGCCGTGGTGGATGTGGCGCTGGACAACGACGGATTCGTCCGCGAGCGGGTGGAACGGATCGTCCGCGAGCGACAGCGCCTCTACACCGAGCTTGCGGCTACACCCGGAGTTGTCGTCTTTCCGTCGGAGACGAATTTCCTCCTCATCCGCGTGCCGAAGGCTGAAATTGTCTTCCGCTCCCTCCTTTCCCAGGGAGTGTTTGTGCGTTCCTTCGTCTCGGTGCCCGGATTGGAGGGCTGTCTCCGCGTCACGGTGGGGGCCCCGGAGGAAAACGATCTTCTCCTGGCAGCGCTCCAAAAGGCTCTGGCTGAGGCCGGGGTATCGGTGGAACAGGTGCCAGCAGAAGGGTAG
- the hisB gene encoding imidazoleglycerol-phosphate dehydratase HisB, producing MNRNAEFHWKTREVEATVQVAIDGSGSAAIDTGIGFLDHLLETFARNALVDLELKARGDLEVDAHHTVEDVGIALGIALRQALGDKDGIYRYGWVILPMDDALVQLALDLGGRPYFSLVRERRLEKVGQFDGELAEEFLRALVNNLGMNLHIEVLAGWNTHHILEAMFKALGRAFRMAAERDPRTQGVPSTKGSLQ from the coding sequence ATGAACCGGAACGCTGAATTTCACTGGAAGACGCGGGAGGTGGAAGCCACCGTACAGGTCGCTATCGATGGGAGCGGAAGCGCCGCCATCGACACGGGCATCGGGTTCCTTGACCACCTTCTGGAGACCTTTGCCCGCAATGCGCTGGTGGATCTGGAGCTCAAAGCGCGGGGCGACCTGGAGGTGGACGCGCACCACACCGTCGAAGACGTCGGGATTGCCCTGGGCATCGCCTTGCGACAGGCCCTCGGCGACAAGGACGGCATCTACCGCTACGGCTGGGTGATCTTGCCCATGGACGATGCCCTTGTACAGCTGGCCCTGGACCTCGGAGGTCGGCCCTACTTTTCTCTGGTCCGGGAGCGCCGGTTGGAGAAGGTTGGCCAGTTCGACGGCGAGCTGGCGGAAGAATTCCTGCGTGCCCTGGTCAACAATCTGGGAATGAACCTGCACATCGAAGTCCTTGCCGGGTGGAACACCCACCACATCCTCGAGGCGATGTTCAAGGCCCTCGGACGAGCCTTCCGGATGGCCGCGGAACGGGATCCACGGACTCAGGGCGTGCCTTCCACCAAGGGGAGCCTGCAGTGA
- the hisH gene encoding imidazole glycerol phosphate synthase subunit HisH, whose protein sequence is MIAVVDYGAGNLRSVEKALQAVGGDARLTDRPEEIRKADRVVLPGVGAFGDAAQRLRRLGLADAVLDVIRAGRPFLGICLGLQLLFERSEESSETPGLALLAGVVRRFPPQLKVPHLGWNAVRFLPSEPMFASIPQGSYFYFAHSFYADTPRSELVAGITEYGVDFPSALCWENVWAVQFHPEKSQRWGLQLLRNFLAM, encoded by the coding sequence GTGATCGCGGTGGTGGATTACGGCGCGGGAAACCTGCGGAGCGTCGAGAAAGCCCTTCAGGCCGTGGGTGGCGACGCCCGTCTCACCGATCGCCCGGAGGAAATCCGCAAGGCGGATCGCGTTGTGCTTCCGGGCGTCGGCGCCTTTGGAGACGCCGCCCAGCGCTTGCGCCGCCTGGGTCTGGCGGATGCCGTGCTCGACGTAATTCGCGCAGGCAGACCGTTCCTCGGCATTTGCCTTGGACTGCAGCTCCTGTTCGAGCGAAGTGAAGAGTCGTCGGAGACCCCCGGCCTCGCGCTCCTGGCTGGAGTCGTCAGGCGATTCCCTCCGCAACTCAAAGTCCCTCACCTGGGCTGGAACGCGGTGCGTTTCCTCCCCTCCGAGCCAATGTTCGCGTCGATACCGCAGGGAAGTTACTTCTACTTCGCCCACTCGTTCTACGCAGACACGCCCCGGTCAGAACTGGTCGCGGGCATCACGGAATACGGGGTAGATTTCCCCTCCGCCCTGTGCTGGGAGAACGTCTGGGCCGTCCAGTTTCACCCCGAGAAATCCCAGAGGTGGGGGCTCCAGCTCCTCCGAAACTTCTTGGCCATGTGA
- the hisA gene encoding 1-(5-phosphoribosyl)-5-[(5-phosphoribosylamino)methylideneamino]imidazole-4-carboxamide isomerase, whose product MIVFPAIDLLDGNCVRLVEGKREAMTVYSDSPIAVARRWESAGASWVHVVDLNAAFGFGDNRDIVREICAETSLKVQLGGGLRTTDAVQKVRELGVRRVVVGTAAVRRPDWIAELVAEFGADTVAAALDLRDGLVAIRGWEEQQKIPPLDLAQKWAQNGLRHLVYTDIRRDGKLIGPDVEGAVRLAQLTGLGITVSGGIGTMDDLRAVLRAADVLEGVIIGKAIYEGAIDLAQALQLVRTGSQISE is encoded by the coding sequence ATGATCGTATTCCCTGCCATTGATCTCCTGGACGGAAACTGCGTCCGCCTTGTGGAAGGAAAGCGGGAGGCGATGACCGTCTATTCGGACTCGCCGATCGCCGTGGCGCGACGCTGGGAGTCGGCGGGCGCCAGCTGGGTGCACGTGGTGGACTTGAACGCCGCCTTCGGATTCGGGGACAATCGCGACATCGTGCGCGAAATCTGCGCGGAGACCAGCCTCAAGGTGCAGCTCGGAGGCGGCCTCCGCACGACCGATGCCGTGCAGAAAGTACGGGAGCTGGGGGTGCGCCGCGTGGTCGTGGGGACCGCAGCGGTACGACGGCCAGATTGGATCGCCGAGCTCGTGGCGGAATTCGGTGCAGATACGGTAGCGGCAGCCCTTGACCTCCGCGATGGCCTGGTAGCTATCCGGGGCTGGGAAGAGCAGCAGAAGATTCCCCCGCTGGACCTGGCGCAAAAGTGGGCCCAGAATGGCCTGCGTCACCTCGTCTATACGGACATCCGGCGCGACGGCAAGCTCATCGGGCCGGACGTAGAAGGTGCGGTGCGCCTGGCCCAGCTCACGGGACTGGGCATCACCGTCTCCGGAGGCATCGGCACAATGGACGACCTACGCGCCGTGCTCCGGGCCGCAGACGTCCTCGAAGGAGTGATCATAGGAAAAGCCATTTACGAAGGGGCGATCGATCTGGCTCAGGCCCTTCAGCTCGTGCGCACGGGTAGCCAGATCTCAGAATAA
- the hisF gene encoding imidazole glycerol phosphate synthase subunit HisF: MLAKRIIPCLDVNHGRVVKGVQFLDLRDAGDPVEQARFYDAEGADELVFLDITASAEKRPTLLEVVRRTAEQVFIPLTVGGGVRDVEDARLLLESGADKVTVNTAAVKQPRLITEIASRFGSQAVVVAIDARRSGGHWEVYTYGGRQATGLDAVQWAQHVVSLGAGEILLTSMDRDGTKDGYDLELTRAVAEAVSVPVIASGGCGRLEHFYEAFAMGHADAALAASVFHYRELAIAEVKRFLKERGIHVRE; the protein is encoded by the coding sequence ATGCTTGCCAAACGCATCATCCCTTGTCTGGACGTCAACCACGGCCGCGTGGTGAAAGGCGTGCAGTTCCTAGACCTGCGCGACGCAGGGGATCCAGTGGAGCAGGCCCGCTTCTACGACGCTGAAGGGGCAGACGAGCTCGTCTTCCTGGACATTACGGCCTCGGCCGAAAAGCGCCCCACCCTGCTGGAAGTGGTGCGCCGAACCGCCGAGCAGGTCTTCATTCCGCTGACCGTGGGAGGAGGGGTTCGGGACGTCGAGGACGCGCGTCTCCTGCTGGAGAGCGGTGCGGACAAAGTGACCGTCAACACCGCGGCCGTCAAGCAGCCGCGTCTGATCACCGAGATAGCCTCGCGTTTCGGCAGCCAGGCCGTGGTGGTCGCCATCGACGCCAGGCGCTCCGGCGGCCACTGGGAGGTGTACACTTACGGCGGTCGACAGGCGACCGGCCTAGACGCTGTCCAGTGGGCCCAGCACGTGGTGTCCCTGGGAGCGGGTGAAATCCTGCTGACCTCCATGGACCGCGACGGCACGAAGGACGGCTACGATCTGGAGCTTACGCGCGCGGTGGCCGAAGCTGTGTCCGTCCCCGTGATTGCTTCGGGCGGGTGCGGACGTCTCGAGCATTTCTACGAGGCCTTCGCGATGGGCCACGCCGATGCGGCCCTCGCAGCCTCCGTCTTCCATTACCGCGAGCTCGCCATCGCTGAGGTCAAACGCTTCCTAAAGGAGCGCGGAATCCATGTTCGTGAATGA
- the hisI gene encoding phosphoribosyl-AMP cyclohydrolase: MFVNEPHELLEVDRSVLDQLKYDDRGLLPAIAQDSRTGQVLMLAYVNRQSLEHTLATGLATYWSRSRRELWTKGLTSGHVQRVRRILFDCDLDAVLYLVEQVGPACHTGRQSCFFHVLKPTE; this comes from the coding sequence ATGTTCGTGAATGAGCCACACGAGCTACTGGAAGTGGACCGTAGCGTACTGGATCAGCTGAAATATGACGACCGGGGCCTCCTTCCGGCCATCGCCCAGGATTCCCGTACGGGCCAGGTCCTGATGCTTGCTTACGTGAACCGCCAGAGCCTGGAGCACACGCTTGCCACCGGCCTCGCCACCTACTGGAGCCGTTCCCGCAGAGAGCTGTGGACCAAAGGCCTGACCAGCGGCCACGTGCAACGCGTGCGGCGCATCCTGTTCGACTGCGACCTGGACGCTGTGCTCTACCTGGTGGAGCAGGTTGGCCCTGCCTGCCACACCGGCAGGCAGAGCTGTTTCTTCCACGTGCTCAAGCCCACAGAGTAG
- a CDS encoding DUF2179 domain-containing protein: MSALLNSPWFTWVILPILIFCARIVDVSIGTMRIIFIAKEKRFLAPLLGFFEVLIWLLAIGQIFKHLDNALCYVAYAGGFATGNYVGMLLERRLALGTEVVRLITRQDPSELLRALQAEGFGTTVIDGYGSTGPVKIIFTLIRRKDRPHLLELIQEYTPGTFFSIEDVREAQAGVFPQTSRERKLILNLRRWNRKRK; encoded by the coding sequence TTGTCCGCCCTGCTTAATTCCCCCTGGTTCACGTGGGTCATTCTCCCGATCCTTATCTTCTGTGCCCGCATTGTGGACGTATCCATCGGGACGATGCGCATCATCTTCATCGCCAAGGAGAAGCGGTTTCTGGCGCCCCTGCTCGGCTTCTTCGAGGTTCTGATCTGGCTCCTGGCCATCGGCCAGATCTTCAAGCATCTCGACAACGCCTTGTGTTACGTGGCTTATGCCGGCGGATTTGCGACAGGGAACTACGTCGGGATGCTCCTTGAACGACGACTGGCCCTGGGAACGGAGGTGGTGCGCCTGATCACCCGGCAGGATCCGTCCGAACTTCTTCGGGCCCTCCAGGCTGAGGGATTTGGCACCACGGTCATCGACGGCTACGGCTCCACGGGACCCGTGAAGATCATCTTCACGCTGATCCGCAGGAAGGATCGCCCCCACCTCCTGGAGCTGATCCAGGAGTACACGCCAGGCACCTTTTTCTCGATCGAGGACGTACGCGAGGCCCAGGCCGGGGTCTTTCCCCAGACCAGCCGGGAAAGGAAGCTCATCCTGAACCTTCGCCGCTGGAACCGGAAGAGAAAGTGA